TGTAGATTCGGGTGTTTCAGTAGAAAGCATGGTAAATGTGGATCCAATGGTGTGTTGAATAAACGAGTCATCTCTAGCTATGACACTGATTCAGGGAACGTGAGAAGTGTCGCTGGAGTGATTTGGTGCCTCCGTCGATATTGGCAATGCAAAGGTACAGTGATCAACACAGAGCACAGGATGAACTGGTCTTCGACGGCGTCGACTAGGCGATATCTCTGCCGTTGCCACGGCTGCCAGGGGCGGATCTGggccccgggctgcccgggctgcagcccggggcgaggccCAAGAGTAGTGGAAAACTTCTTCATAAAAATAGTATAAAAAAGCATTTTGGCCCATTAGCCCACCCCGAAAAGAAGTTAGCCCAGGCGGAAGGTGTCCAGGCGGCCCAACAACTTCAGGCGGCCCAACAACTTCCGTTGGCCGTTGCCCTAGTTCCGGCCGGCCCATGTGAGCATGCGCGGGGCGGCCTCCGGCTCCCCCGACTCTCCTGCCcgagcgcccgccgccgcccgaccgcgGACCGCCCGCTCGCCTGGTCGTCCGCGCGCCgccccccggccccggcgcgcccctcgccgcccgccggtcgcCCGtggccccgcgcgccgcgcccccgccgcccgccggtcgcccgcggccgcgcctNNNNNNNNNNNNNNNNNNNNNNNNNNNNNNNNNNNNNNNNNNNNNNNNNNNNNNNNNNNNNNNNNNNNNNNNNNNNNNNNNNNNNNNNNNNNNNNNNNNNGGCCGGGCCCCCGCCGGGCCGACTGCCAGtgcgccgcccgcggccccgcgcggccgcacccccgccacccgccgcccgccggtaggccgccacccgccggcccgcccccggcccccgccggccgctgcccCACCGGCCGCGCAGCGCGCCCAcgcccggcggccgccggccggcccttGTTCACCTATTGTCtattgaaaatttgaaattgtTCCCCCGGTAtgcatttattttttgaaattgcTATTTCTATGCAAAGTAATGATAGTGAATATTTCATTTTATTGATTTGAGCAGGAAGTATTTGAGTCTTAGTTTGCAATTGCAATATTTCATAATCATAACTTAGAATGGAGAAATACTATGCTAAAAAGAGTAGTGCCGAAAGTGTAGAGAGCCGGGTTGAGCAAAAAAGACCACGGATTGAACTTGATATGAGAGATATAGTTGCTGATCCAGGAGAAAGGAAGCCAATTGATGATTTTCATCATGACATTAGGGATGAGGCAAGGAGAGCATATCTACAAATAGGTCCATATAGGCCAGCTGGTCATAAGTTTCCAAAAACGAAAAAAGATGGTAAAGGCCAATCAAGAGGATTTGTTGgatcatggtttgatcaatttgattggttAGAGTACAGTGTAGCCAAGGATGCAGCTTATTGCTTTTATTGTTATCTCTTTAGGCCACAACAAGCTGGGTTTCATAGTAATGATACATTCACCAAAGTTGGATTTAGAAATTGGAAGAATGCAAAGAATTGTTTCAAGGAGCATGCTCAATCAATTGATGGCTTTCATAATAATGCAAGAAAGCGTGCACTTGATTTCAAAAATCAGAAGCAAAGTGTTGAACATGTATGGTCTGTTACAAGTgcagcagaagaggaggcaTATAAAGCTCGTTTAAGTATCATGTTAGGCATTGCTAGATTTCTCCTTTTGCAAGCTTTATCCGTTCGTGGACATGATGAGTCTAAAACATCAAGAAATAAAGGGAACTTTATGGAGATGCTCGAATGGTACAGAAAGAAGGATCCTAAGGCTGCACTTGTGACTGGTGAAAATGCTCCAGGGAATAATCAAATGAGTAGTCCAATGGTTCAGAAAGATTTGGCTAGGGCTTGTGCAGAGGAGACAAGTGAGTTAATTAAAAGTGAAATAGGAGATCGTTGTTTTGCGGTTCTTGTCGACGAGGCTCGTGATGCATCTATTAAGGAACAAATGGCTGTGGTTGTGAGGTATATACCTTCTCTCTATTTGGTTATTTTattagttttgttttgttgctttcaagtaacactattttctcttttctcttgtagGTTTGTCAATGATAAAGGAAGTGTGATTGAGAGGTTTCTTGGCATTGAACATGTAGCTGACACCACATCAACTTCACTAAAAGAAGCATTGGATACTATGCTTAGAAGATATGGTCTATCTATTTCCAAGATTAGAGGGCAAGGATATGATGGAGCTTCAAATATGAGAGGACAATTTCATGGGTTACAAAGACTGGTATTGAACGAAAACCCATATGCCTTTTACATCCATTGTTTTGCTCATCAATTGCAGCTTGTGGTAGTTTCTGTAGCCAAGTGTTGTGGCtcaacttttgatttcttcaattatgTCACTTCAATCGTCAATGTTGTTAGTGCTTCTTGCAAGAGGAAAGATCAACTCCTTCAAAGTCATCATGATAAGCTTGTTGAGCAGTTAGATAGTAGTGCTATTTTTTCTGGGAGAGGGAAAAACCAAGAAACTAGTCTTGCTAGGCCTGGTGATACACGGTGGGGTACACATCACAAAACATTGGCACGTCTTATGATCATGTGGTCCTCTGTACTGGAGGTATTGGAGAATATTAGTGAAGATGGAACTgatggggaaaaaaaactacagCCTCTGGATTGATTCAAAGAATGGAGTCATTTGAATTTGTGTTCATATTACATCTTATGATTAGAGTACTGGGGATGACTCAAGACTTGTCACaatgtttgcaaaagaaaaatcaaaacattgtTCGTGCAATAGGATTGATTGGCTCTGTGATgagaaatatgaatgaaatgagggAAAATGGTTGGGATGCTCTTTTTGAAGAAGTAAAGGAGTTTTGCCTCCTCAACAACATAGAAATTCCTAATATGGAAGATATGATACCAGTTAGAGGTCGTTCGAGATGTCGTGGTGCTAAACTAGTGAGTTACtaccatcattttcatcatggaattttcaatgttgtgattgatcaagtttattgtgAGTTAAACAATCGATTTCCAGAAAGATCAACTCAACTCTTGAGATGCGTTGCTTGTCTTGATCCGAGGGATTCTTTTGCCAACTTTGAAGTACAGAAGTTAGTTGAGCTTGCTAAGATTTATAAAGATGACTTCTGTGATTATGACTGCATAAAGCTTGCGGGTGACCTTCCTATATTCATTGATGAAGTTAGAAATGATGATAATTTTGAcacttgtattgatcttggtaaCCTTGCTGAGAAGATGGTTCAGATTGGAAGAGATACAGTTTTTCCTTTGGTGTATCGTCTCattgaacttgcattgattttgccggtggcaacagcaacagttgaaagagccttctctgctatgaatattatcaagactgaacgaagaaataaaatgaatgatgaTTGGTTGAATAATAACATGATGTGCTATATTGAGCGAGATTTGTTTGCGTCgattgaagatgaaaaaattctaaagcgctttcaaggcttaagaaaccgtaagatgaatttgccaaacgagggctcaaggtgcgtgttgtttacttgtattagtctatttcaatacataatgttatcttgctttatatagggttgatatgttgaaaattttaATGTAGAATTGAGGACGTCGGAACAAGTGGAAGTGGTGTTAATTCATGAAGACATGTATGGTTCttttttatcatggaagactcttaatttggtaattttctaccttcaatattctatgtattgtttgagtctattggttgaattgtgctctttgaaaaatatattatatctaaTAGTGTATGGCTAGTAAAATTTTAAGCCTTATATTAGTTAGCCCGGGGCGGAGCCCgtttctggatccgccactggcGGCTGCCACGGGGCATCTCACTATCTGGATCCACAAAGCTCTGCATCGCTTCCACACCGCTCCCGTTCGTCAAGCTGAAGAGGACCGTGGTCGGCATCGACCCAGATGTTGCGACGTGCTCGCACTAGAGCAACGGGCGCCGGTTCTGGAAGCGGAGCAGAACCTCTAGGAACGCTACCCTGCAATGCTCTCGTACTGGGATGCTCGATCTACATCGTACTACTGAGTGGAAAAGGCGATGGGTCCAACGTTCGAGAGCTTGGTCCAGGTTTAAAAGTTTAGAGATACGCGAGATCATCAATAATGAACATTGAAACTCATTTAGGAAAACTAGTCTATCAACCCGTGCAGATATTTTTAGAAgttattatatttaaaaattatttagaaattctTGCTAATAATCAAatttgtttacctactactcttttattttttcaatacttcaacatttATCTTTACCCAGttgtgattaatttttaattagtaattattttatacactttttcatccgcattcacacttttttcgtTATgaatcgcacctccatacattgtgtttagcataaaaatcaatatttttcatcctcacatgcatgtataaatagtctacatggtgacactcatcatgccgATATACCTTAACTTTGTATTTCTATATTAgaaatgatataaataggtaatttagaatcatatattagtttacttttggacatttctatatgatgcatatgaagataattagaaTAAGATTTAGGTGCTTATTTTAGGTTATTTATAATAACATTATACATGGAttacttagatacaaatttagaatgacattttaagttatgcttttataatgatatgcatcaataaattggatgaagattatgaggttactttagattaatttttataatggtatagcTCCGTAATTTAGATATCTATTCAgtatttattttagaatattttcataatgatagccGTGGGTAAATTTTAAGAAAATATAATGGACCAATGAcaatgattattagagtttacaagaTTGATATTtaatgtttctgatttttgtgagaatttttaggatttgtcttttttcTGACGTGTCTCGTGAGAACTAATGCTGAGTCTCCAATAAAAAAAGGGCCACATTGCTACAAGACTGTTACCTTGATCTacttctcatttgttaaatatttgaacacaatacctatatagatatatactaataatcttcatccgattgtgatagattttggTTAGTAATTACTGTATAacgttttcatccacatttttaatatttagcttttcactttgcatcgcaggtatgcgcttgaatttctTTAACAAGCCTTAAGTTTAATCTATAATTTTCTTAAAACAATAACCTCATGAAAAATTAGGTAATTGATATCAAGAGCTATTCATACTACAAAAGAGTAATACTTCCTTAGATTAATGCTTATACTATAAACTTTAAATAGAGTTGAACAATAAAATTCTCAATATAAAACCATCACATTCATCTAAACAATCCGCGCATATCACAACAATTTAATAATTATTCATACTAATGAGTAACTATTTCCTCacacaaaaatattttttccacAAATAACTACTGTTATTTTCCACAAATAATTACTGTTActatgaaaaaatattttttaataggaATAAATAGTAATTATTCTTGCAATCATATCCCAGTAGCAGATTAAATAGGAAAAAAAGTAGAGTATTTGTGAATACTCGTAACAACAAATTTTGCCCGGCCTATATAGCTTATGGGCAAGTGGTATAGTAACGTAGTTAACTTGCAACTGTGCAAAGCTTTTTTGTTTGCGAGGAATAAGTCCATATTCAATTTACTAGTTGGATACTGTGCAAGTCATTTTATGTGAGAAGAAAAAATTCAAATacctccaaaagtatttttagAAAACTATAGATAATTTAGGACACAATGGATCTCACAAAAATAATTGGAGCTTGTGAAACAAGTTCTACAATCGTAGCTGTGATTATTTTTGTGTGATTCCATGTAACCCAAAATAGCTTCACGATTTTTTTTGAAGTTTTTTGAGATgtttgtgtggcggaaccacctcggattaccttgattaaagcatggttaagtcgcctgacatgcgacacttatgccttagtcaagttaactcgaagtgccgtcggatttcctccgatttaaccacttataGGACCAAGTTAGCAAAACTCACATGAAGGCgagcggtttcagagaatacaacagatccactgagttaaacaagtttgaccatttagttcaacatcaaaacgaaaatcaaagttttacaagattcaaaagcaacGGAAAGGTAAattagcggaagctagcgccaggGGTCGGATGTCTCTGATGAGGCCGAttaggacatcagtgatccctttcctcgccgttcgaggaaggatcccactcaaccgtccaacccggagggagctggggcggccaagtgccaacaggagcaaactcaggggctgcaacttcacctgaaaagagagccacaaacaaggctgagctgctaagctcaataagacttaaccgaccggtggtaaaactactccaccacgtctagacatgcaaggctctttggttgaggggtttatttgccaaaagcgactatgttagatccttgctttcaagttttagctcaaattctaagttcattaaccagtctacgtcggcatcttactctaagcaaacatagatccaactttatgtatataagctcatcatcaagaccatgtcatcatcagactccttcattactcagtgtagcatagcgatcaagcagtctcaaactgtgagaggcagacgaatcgattcgagtttctaaaccatgcatggcgaacctaatctcatgacatctgcgcaccacaaaagtcgcttcctgtgtcggccgtccccatcaattcccaggcacgtgtcaggtccaaacttcccttggcatgcaatgctccacagtcccggcctctaccgtactgtgaccacacttgcacccacatgatgcaccatgggagcCTCGTTCTAGGAacaacaggggtataagccatgccctagttcaatcaggtactaggcttccccatcccatactaggtatgagattagtactttcaaacacttgatcacgaacaccaccactgtcgggccttaacagattccatagacagacggggcgatcaaccgaccaccaaaagagttaaccaaaaccctaccccgtccatcgtccttatagttgtaacagaaggagaacaaccaactcttataactcgtgagtgacaggaaatcacttgacttttaccgcttcctatttaagcatagcaactactcggcccaacaactagtgttcaaatcaaggaactatgtcatgcatctaaggttgcaaacaactcctatacgtaaatgcacaaacatgagaaagaaggcatgcgcaagtttggaaaactttgcggttcatgctccggggcttgccttcaagcggaggggagggaagctggtcttcagctagggcgacttcggcttctggaactggtagctcagctacagctccatcttttggcaccgggtgcagctcgtagacgccgtcagcaagatgaaactctacacgaatgcaatgcaagagttagtgtttagacggttatttcaacagcaacactcgcaagtcttagcccagaaacttgtagcaaagctacggaaagagTGTAagggttcaagcttcagtggatagagaacaagaccaagggtcagattggaagaaacttatgatctgacccttaaaccttaagggataactgtgtttggggtcctcagatctattacagagaagtccccgaaatcttacacagataccttcgggttaaggaaaaagatacagccaagTCCTCGAGCGAAgcagataagggtcggctaacagacagggtcgggcgagatggaaaaggggtcgggcgaacagatagggtcggacgaaccggtgaggggtcggcagcttaccttcggtttataggtgaagctttggggtggGGAAGGAGTAGACTTAGGCGGAAGGtattaagcactaaggcttgggtggcggtgatgtccggcggtgctccggtggcggcggagcttcttgtgagcaacaaggaagctctagcacagcgcggaggagtaggcggctgggtggattgggaggggcgggtgttgagcggagatgagagttcctcaaaaacttaggtggcggcgctcgagcACAAAACAGAGGAACAGGGCGGCGAGGCAACGATGGCGCAGGGAACTTCCGTAGGGCTCTgtcattcccttttatagctgtgcggaagagagagggagttggagtagcacgaagaccgAAAGAAAAGGATAGATTGCgctgccatggtggcgattgagcggcggaacaggacttcagAGATAGCGTCCTCGGCTATTGGGCACGGGAGACAAGGCAGCGCAGGCGCGATTTTACCGGGGCTGaaatttggcggaggcgggcgtcgtcgtgcggcggatctgatgggtgtgatagGGAAAacggcgctacaagcgaggttgcaacaggtgaaaagaTAGGCGGGCTGTGGCTGCGCGGTCGAGCGCGACTGtgtagaggcggcggaaaagccggaaggcatcgggccttgcaactggggatccggtgagatgatgatgggcgcgagccgcgaggcaGCTTggacgcagcaggcggcaaagctctgccacagcggcgacggagcaccaaggcgcggccggtgagggcgcgagcgagacgaggcactgcagaaagggttgcagaggggcttccgctgcgattggggaggagggcgcgagaatccatcctgtcgcggccagTGACTGGGCGAAGCGatgggcgtcggagaagttgagccacgcggcgggggagctctgaagcggtgcaggccgctcgagtgcgtctacctcgggagatccggggaaaagattgcgggtccacccatcAGTCTCGGGTTCTCCTCTGCTCCAGATTGAGAGGAACACGAttgttgagacttagaaggaaccggcgggGTGAGTTGGAGTCTTCAGGAGTCGGGACCGGGAACTGGggtggagcactcctgctcgagaagagctgagacagaggaatttggggactcggattaagattaacttgaatGATTTAACCGGGGTCGTTACAGTTTGAGTATCCCCCctcattttaatatttttatctCATTGAAATTAAAAACCTCTACCGTGTCAATCGTAAACCATTTTGAGTGTTGGAGTTGATGGCTGAATTTTGACAACGTAAAGAGTTGAGGGGATCAAATATGAATTTATTTTTGTAGCAAGCAGTGGTTAATCCTAGAAGACTGAATAACCAAAATGAACATTATCCCCCAGCAATggaaaagacgaagaagaaatTTCATTCGTAAACAAtggaaattaaaaagaaaagaccaATTCCCCTCCCAGCTTTCTTGACTGCAGAATTTTTGATGGGAGATTGTAACTTAACTCCCGAGTAATACAATAAAGCTCTCTTTCTTCTCAAAAAAAACTGAGCCAGGAATATAAGTAGAGACCATGTTAAGTAACATAGATGTTTACGGACCTACGATACTGCATGATGAGAAGTGCATGCATTTTTTAGAAACTAGGTCTCCCCGCTTTATTTCACGGAAGCAAAGCAAAGTTTGTACATCATAGTTCTTGCATATTTGAAGCGCGCCTGCTAGTGTTCATCCTAGGAACATAGATTATTTCCTCGCCTATTACATGTTCAAAGATGGTAGCATAATCACTGGTTGGAGCTTCAATGGTGGGATTTCTGATTTGCTCCAAAGGAGCGGCATTGTTGTAGCCCATTCGCCCATTTCATACTTCCAAACCTGACAGTTCCTGCCTTGAGGAGGTTGTTGATGGAGTATGTCTCTCCGATTCTCCACCAAGTAGTAGACAAAGTGGTTTCTTCAGCCTTATCGCTGATTCTTTCAACATTGCCTTCAGGCCTTCCAATTGCCCATCTGCACACAAACTTCACCAGCTCTTCAATGTGTTCATTAGTCTTCCCAGCAGGATCTTCTCGTCCACCCAGTTCCTTCCCTGAAAACACATATCATTACGAGTTTTTCACAAAGTCCACATCAATGCAGAGTTGCACATGTTTAGCACACTATTTTTCTTATTATTAACCCACCAACCGGCCATTAACTCATAGTTATGACCAATATATTTATCACATATATCGCTAAGGTAACCCCACATAGCCGTGGcaacacatcaatcaaataAAAGGTGGCGGACCGTCTCTTGTTCCTCGTAGAACAAGCAGGTTGTGTCCTTCACATGCCTTCTCTTTGATAGATTAGTTCTTGTCAGGGTTTTGTTATTAGAGAGTAACCAAAGGAAAGTGTGAATACGGGGAGGGACTCCAATCTCCCATATAGCCAGTGTAAAAATTGGTTGTATACCTCTGAAACTAATAGTTTTGTACATTTCTCCATTAAAAACTTGCCACTAGCATCAAAAGACCATATAATGGTGTCACAATCATCCAGGAGGTCAATGGATTCAACAATAGCTAGCAGCTCTAACCACATCTGCATTTGCTTGGGGTGACATCTCTTCTAAAGGAGATTTTTAGTTCAGTCCCATCCCACAGGTCTGCTACACTAGCATTTTTCTGGTCAGCTATTACATATAGCTCCTAGAACTGAATAGCCATGCTACAATTGCTGAACCACATGTCTTCCTAGAACCTTACAGAGTTGCCATTGTCTATTTTCCACCTAACACCAATTTGAGCAGCTTGACAAGCCCACAACACACCCTTCCAAAAAGGCGAAACCCCAATTCAGGGCAGCAGAATATATTAGGGTCATTATTATTATATTTATAATCCACTATTTTCTTCTAGACCATGTTCTCACTAAGCTAGGAGACAGAGGTTGAGGTTGCTTAGATCAGGTATTCCCAACCTCCATACTCTTTTTTCTAAGCTAAACTATGCCAATTAGAGAGATGATATCTATGTCTTCCTTCAGAGTCATTCGGGAGAAAGGTTGCATTTGAGAATTAATATTCTCTATGGCCCACTTAGGAAGCTTGATCACAGACAACAAGTAAATAGGTATACTTGCTAAGCATGATTTTAGCAGGATTAGTTTTGCAGCATTAGACAAGAGCCTACCCTTCCAACTTGCAACCATTTTGATTATTTTGTCCACAATAGGTTGGATGTCTTCTCTTCTTAACTTAGTATGGTGTAAAGGAACTCCCAAATAGGTAATTGGGAAGGTTACTATCTTGCAACAAAAAGGCCTAGCATACTTGTTGTTCATTCTTCACTCAGTCCTAAGGTAACTAGATCACTTTTATCATAGTTTACCTTCATACCTAACATCTTCTCAAAGCAAGCCAACATCCATTTAAAATGGGTGGCATGGGAAATGTCATTTTTCAGGAAGAGCAGTGTGTCATCTACATACTGTAGACTAACGATTCCGCCTTGACACACTTCAGGGAGCAGGCCTATAATCAGACCTTGGGAGGCTGCTTTACTTAGCATTTTTTTAACACATCGGCTACCAAATTAGAAAGAAGGGGGGATAGgggtgtaacgaccgacccctaaatctcccgagttaatcttaatcggagcccttgaccttagtcatctgtcttgcttgaccgcgccgagtgctcagttttccgcctggttccgaccccggaagatccgacccctctccgcttcgttcgttttccgaccccggcgagctcagttcaccgtcggatcctgctgatcttcctcacccgtccgatctatccaccggtggacccgcgagatctttctccagatcccccgcgccagccgcactcgagttgcatggcctcctcagagtcttcctgccgcgtggctcgtcttctccgacgccgtcgctcaattttgtctctggcaagcagcagagtgggttcccgcgccccttttccccaatagtAGCGGAAaccctctgcaccctttctgcagaacctcgtctcccgcgcccatcatcacgccaccagatcccggccccagagcccgacgtcgcccgtcttttccgtcccttccagccacagttgcgctgcccggtcgtcgctacacgacgattcctccaccgccaaccccgaccgtggccgcgacagtccctttccccgctctgtcagacgccgcccgacaatctgttgttccgcgctctcccccgcgcccgcgttcGCCTGTCTTCTCATCTGTGCGCCCTCGagtctagcgccgtttaaccagtCGCTTCCATtgcctcttccgcacgacgacgcccgctctccaccaaatcccaaccaccagtctacccgcccctacgccgccctgacggcagaacgcaatgatcgctggcgtcacccccggagttctgcagcaccaccctctttgctcaatcaccgccacggcagagcactccattgcttctccccggccttcgcgccgctccccttctctctctccgcgccgtttccgttcctctgctccagcagctataaaaggagtgccccatcgccggagttccctccgcctctgttgccttcagcttcctcctactccctgctcaagctcctagcgccacccacccagttcttgagagtTCTTCTCCCGGttccctctcagttcctccaagtcacccaacagcttgctccccgtgctgcgtaagagctctcttgtgatccgcaaggagcagcgccgccgccggagcgttgccagtcttagcccttgctcgaagctttagtccctccgcccaagtctgcctcttcccgaccccaagctttcctttcaggaagaaggtgagttgccgacccccagtccgcctcgcccgacccctcctatccacccgaccccagttccgtctcgcccgaccctgtctattctgccgacccttgtccgcctcgcccgagggcttggctgtgatctttttcttcaactcgagggtgtatgtgtaaaacttgggaacccttcagcgcctgcgtctaaggacccctagtttatcacatcctctagttcaaggatcagaccactagttccttcctacccttaccttttgatcatcatcagctctcgaactgctatcacctcctgctctttgtcgcgagtttctaggctcaggtgagccagtgttgctgttgaactaaccgtctaagctaacccttgcattgcattcgtgtagagctgcacctcgccgacggcttctacgagcttcatccggcgcccgaagaagaagctgtagccaagctcctgccctccgaagccgaagtcgcccccgaagccgagcagtttccgtcctccttgcttgaaggcaagccccggttgcatcaaagtcctacgtgttttaccagacttgcgcatgccttctgtaacatgcttgtgcatttacgtataggagttgtgtgaaaccctagatgcatgactcagtgacccatgatctgagcacta
This sequence is a window from Setaria italica strain Yugu1 chromosome III, Setaria_italica_v2.0, whole genome shotgun sequence. Protein-coding genes within it:
- the LOC111256745 gene encoding zinc finger MYM-type protein 1-like, with protein sequence MEMLEWYRKKDPKAALVTGENAPGNNQMSSPMVQKDLARACAEETSELIKSEIGDRCFAVLVDEARDASIKEQMAVVVRFVNDKGSVIERFLGIEHVADTTSTSLKEALDTMLRRYGLSISKIRGQGYDGASNMRGQFHGLQRLVLNENPYAFYIHCFAHQLQLVVVSVAKCCGSTFDFFNYVTSIVNVVSASCKRKDQLLQSHHDKLVEQLDSSAIFSGRGKNQETSLARPGDTRWGTHHKTLARLMIMWSSVLEVLENISEDGTDGEKKLQPLD
- the LOC111256822 gene encoding uncharacterized protein LOC111256822 gives rise to the protein MESFEFVFILHLMIRVLGMTQDLSQCLQKKNQNIVRAIGLIGSVMRNMNEMRENGWDALFEEVKEFCLLNNIEIPNMEDMIPVRGRSRCRGAKLVSYYHHFHHGIFNVVIDQVYCELNNRFPERSTQLLRCVACLDPRDSFANFEVQKLVELAKIYKDDFCDYDCIKLAGDLPIFIDEVRNDDNFDTCIDLGNLAEKMVQIGRDTVFPLVYRLIELALILPVATATVERAFSAMNIIKTERRNKMNDDWLNNNMMCYIERDLFASIEDEKILKRFQGLRNRKMNLPNEGSRIEDVGTSGSGVNS